Proteins from a genomic interval of Mycolicibacterium grossiae:
- a CDS encoding Ig-like domain-containing protein: MAGTTTRGRHRRAEDFAVRRWIAAGAASAGVGAALLGLSAVAPAVALADDAGSSSGSSSSESSSSGSSSSGSSSSGSSSSASSSNQSSSGESSGSTATNSGTDAATPAGESASSGGSTAGGSASTNPDAPRTTVSAQTNTGTATEKAADEKAADDEASEKATEKPKDSAATTIANEQSASAQPVGRTVTAASSSPAPSPDSSPADTSPAAIPAAFVAPAATPVAPAAAPSATSTSPWVTQTVSAVNGPQQFVTDSVTGLTQFVHALVSALPLPPELKWHVEGAFWAVRRSFLNLAPSVAAVQLTGQSGDPVSGRVDATDPEGDAIVYRLVTGPKFGTVALADDGSYVYTPGAGFAGVDSFAIAAQDTGLHLNLFDPFRRATDAAVLMNQGAITFAFHYAVGDEAWTPEARERLLVVAHDLANHFVVTTPVTLDYDVTSSASPTSLASAGSDLISDAAGFFRTIVQNKLLSGIDSNAGAADGQINWNWANYTWALGDTVPAGAYDFTSTVMHELLHSFGFLSYIGQAGENTGRTWTIYDGFVVDQNGTRVIRGDYSFDTAFDANVTGGNGGLFLGGLGAVAGYGGALVPIYTPNPWESGSSMHHIDDATFTGDQQKLMNAQTDTGLGVRVLSPVELGILRDLGYTVVNQPVSIAAAAFGFLFVRRMRRRP; encoded by the coding sequence ATGGCTGGAACCACGACTCGCGGACGGCACCGTCGCGCAGAGGACTTCGCCGTCCGCCGCTGGATCGCCGCGGGCGCCGCATCGGCGGGCGTCGGCGCGGCACTGCTCGGGCTGTCGGCCGTCGCGCCGGCGGTCGCCCTCGCCGACGACGCGGGGTCATCGTCGGGTTCGTCGTCGTCGGAGAGTTCGTCGTCGGGGTCTTCGTCGTCGGGCTCTTCGTCGTCGGGCTCTTCATCGTCGGCGAGTTCGTCGAACCAGTCGTCGTCCGGCGAGTCGTCGGGCTCCACGGCCACGAACTCGGGTACCGATGCCGCGACGCCTGCGGGCGAGTCGGCGAGCAGCGGCGGTTCGACGGCCGGCGGGTCGGCGTCCACGAACCCCGACGCGCCGCGCACCACCGTCAGCGCGCAGACCAACACCGGCACGGCCACCGAGAAGGCCGCCGACGAGAAGGCCGCCGACGACGAGGCCTCCGAGAAGGCCACCGAGAAGCCCAAGGACTCCGCCGCCACGACGATCGCGAACGAGCAGTCCGCGTCGGCCCAGCCCGTGGGCCGCACCGTGACGGCCGCGTCATCGTCGCCGGCCCCGTCGCCGGACTCGTCGCCCGCCGATACGAGCCCCGCCGCCATCCCGGCCGCGTTCGTCGCCCCCGCCGCGACGCCGGTCGCCCCCGCCGCCGCACCCTCGGCGACGTCGACGAGCCCGTGGGTCACCCAGACCGTCAGTGCGGTCAACGGTCCGCAGCAGTTCGTGACCGACTCCGTCACGGGCCTCACCCAATTCGTCCACGCACTCGTCTCGGCGCTGCCGTTGCCGCCGGAACTGAAGTGGCACGTCGAGGGCGCGTTCTGGGCCGTGCGCCGCTCGTTCCTCAACCTGGCGCCGTCGGTGGCGGCGGTGCAACTCACCGGTCAGTCCGGCGACCCGGTCAGCGGCCGGGTCGATGCGACCGACCCCGAGGGCGACGCGATCGTCTACCGACTGGTGACGGGGCCGAAGTTCGGCACCGTCGCGCTCGCCGATGACGGCAGCTACGTCTACACGCCGGGAGCGGGTTTCGCGGGGGTCGACAGCTTCGCGATCGCCGCGCAGGACACCGGCCTGCACCTGAACCTCTTCGACCCGTTCCGGCGCGCGACCGACGCCGCGGTCCTGATGAATCAGGGCGCGATCACCTTCGCGTTCCACTACGCCGTCGGCGACGAGGCGTGGACACCCGAGGCACGCGAGCGGCTGCTGGTGGTGGCACACGATCTCGCCAACCACTTCGTGGTGACGACGCCGGTGACGCTGGACTACGACGTCACCTCGAGCGCCAGCCCCACCAGCCTCGCCAGTGCGGGCAGCGACCTGATCAGCGACGCGGCCGGCTTCTTCCGGACGATCGTGCAGAACAAGTTGCTCAGCGGCATCGATTCCAACGCCGGCGCCGCCGACGGCCAGATCAATTGGAACTGGGCGAATTACACCTGGGCACTCGGCGACACGGTGCCTGCCGGCGCCTACGACTTCACCTCGACGGTGATGCACGAGCTGCTCCACTCGTTCGGGTTCCTGTCCTACATCGGCCAGGCGGGCGAGAACACCGGCCGCACCTGGACGATCTACGACGGCTTCGTCGTCGACCAGAACGGCACCCGGGTCATCCGTGGGGACTACTCGTTCGACACGGCGTTCGATGCCAACGTGACGGGCGGCAACGGCGGCCTGTTCCTGGGCGGACTGGGGGCGGTGGCGGGCTACGGCGGAGCGCTGGTGCCGATCTACACGCCGAACCCGTGGGAGTCCGGCAGCTCGATGCACCACATCGACGACGCCACCTTCACCGGTGATCAGCAGAAGCTGATGAACGCCCAGACCGACACGGGCCTGGGCGTGCGCGTCCTCAGCCCGGTGGAGCTGGGCATCCTGCGCGACCTCGGCTACACGGTGGTGAACCAGCCCGTCAGCATCGCCGCCGCGGCGTTCGGCTTCCTGTTCGTGCGCCGGATGCGCAGGCGGCCCTAG
- a CDS encoding nuclear transport factor 2 family protein → MTSSVIDRWHAFIDGGHDPDVLIDLLAEDAVFYSPAIFSPQKGREKTAMYLRAAAKLFGDTDFHYEKQWIGERSAVLEFAATVDGTYVNGVDMIQWNDDDEIIEFKVMLRPFKGLQLVMGKMAELLAPS, encoded by the coding sequence ATGACCTCCTCCGTGATCGACCGCTGGCACGCCTTCATCGACGGCGGTCACGACCCCGACGTTCTCATCGACCTGCTCGCCGAGGACGCGGTGTTCTACTCGCCCGCGATCTTCTCGCCGCAGAAGGGCCGGGAGAAGACCGCCATGTACCTGAGGGCGGCCGCGAAGCTGTTCGGCGACACCGACTTCCACTACGAGAAACAGTGGATCGGGGAGCGGTCGGCGGTGCTCGAGTTCGCGGCGACCGTCGACGGCACGTACGTCAACGGCGTCGACATGATCCAGTGGAACGACGACGACGAAATCATCGAGTTCAAGGTCATGCTCCGCCCGTTCAAGGGCCTTCAGCTGGTGATGGGAAAGATGGCCGAGCTGCTGGCCCCCAGCTGA